Proteins from a genomic interval of Prevotella sp. E13-27:
- a CDS encoding AbgT family transporter, with amino-acid sequence MRKYVAYFVLAMILAELALMLLSWILSAMMVEGVRSMLSSEGMRWYLGHFSYILMSPLLIDLLLLSIAVGCLLRSKVFSRSKTYHERLGHKVSIAMSIVYIAVVSLITLMPHSMLLSATGRLFPSPFSNALMPMIAFWGVLIAVNYGLIVRSFTSFSSIVNAACDGIGIGAPVILCYLAFIQFYNSVMFVFS; translated from the coding sequence ATGAGGAAATATGTCGCATATTTTGTCCTTGCTATGATTTTGGCAGAGCTGGCGCTTATGCTGTTGTCGTGGATACTGTCAGCCATGATGGTTGAAGGCGTAAGGTCTATGCTTTCTAGCGAGGGCATGCGCTGGTATCTGGGGCATTTCAGCTATATTCTCATGTCGCCTCTTCTCATTGATTTGCTTCTTCTCTCCATCGCTGTTGGCTGTCTTCTGAGAAGCAAAGTGTTCTCTCGCTCAAAGACCTATCACGAGCGTCTTGGCCATAAGGTTTCAATAGCGATGTCAATAGTTTACATCGCTGTTGTCAGTCTCATAACCCTTATGCCTCACTCCATGCTTCTCTCGGCCACAGGACGTCTGTTCCCATCGCCTTTCAGTAATGCTCTGATGCCAATGATAGCCTTCTGGGGAGTGCTTATAGCTGTGAACTACGGACTTATCGTACGCTCTTTCACTTCTTTTTCGTCAATAGTCAATGCCGCATGTGACGGTATCGGTATCGGCGCTCCAGTCATCTTATGCTACCTTGCTTTTATCCAGTTCTATAATTCTGTTATGTTTGTTTTCAGCTGA
- the prmA gene encoding 50S ribosomal protein L11 methyltransferase: MKYFEVHFIINNAPEELIQDARDILSALAGEAGFETFEDTPQGISGYVQQVLFDEDLLNKLIISFPIEGVTINYEVKEADDRNWNEQWEQEGFEPIVVKSRINTSENYQEKTVIIHDGRHLPEDTTCDISVEIDAHLAFGTGNHETTRMMVAAILEQEKKDSVLDCGCGTGILGIVALKDGAQRCVAYDIDEWSADNAQHNAVINGVSESFTSMLGDASVLNDVEGTFNLVMANINRNILLTDMQTFRSKMAEEGTLLLSGFYKEDIPLLVQRATELGLRIVAQKEENNWACLTLKL, translated from the coding sequence ATGAAGTATTTCGAAGTTCATTTCATCATTAACAATGCTCCTGAAGAACTGATTCAGGATGCGCGTGACATATTGTCGGCACTTGCTGGCGAGGCTGGTTTCGAGACATTTGAAGATACTCCGCAGGGCATCAGCGGCTATGTACAGCAGGTATTGTTTGATGAAGACTTGCTAAATAAACTCATCATTTCATTTCCAATAGAAGGTGTGACAATCAACTACGAAGTTAAGGAAGCCGATGACCGCAACTGGAACGAGCAATGGGAACAGGAAGGTTTCGAACCAATTGTTGTCAAGTCTCGGATAAACACAAGTGAAAACTATCAGGAAAAGACAGTAATCATTCACGACGGACGTCATCTACCCGAAGATACTACATGCGACATCTCAGTAGAAATAGACGCTCACCTAGCTTTCGGAACCGGCAACCACGAGACAACACGAATGATGGTGGCTGCAATATTGGAGCAAGAAAAAAAAGATAGCGTGCTCGACTGCGGATGCGGAACGGGGATTCTGGGGATAGTGGCACTTAAAGACGGTGCACAGCGCTGCGTGGCTTACGACATAGACGAATGGAGTGCAGATAACGCACAACATAACGCAGTAATTAACGGAGTGAGCGAGAGCTTCACTTCAATGCTTGGCGACGCTTCTGTACTCAATGATGTGGAAGGCACGTTTAATCTTGTGATGGCAAACATTAATCGCAACATACTGTTGACTGACATGCAGACCTTCAGAAGCAAAATGGCAGAAGAAGGCACGCTGCTACTAAGCGGATTCTACAAGGAAGACATTCCCCTACTCGTCCAACGTGCTACTGAACTTGGACTAAGAATAGTTGCGCAGAAAGAAGAGAACAATTGGGCTTGCTTGACACTAAAGCTATAA
- a CDS encoding hemin receptor, translating into MKKLVSLAITASLSLSAMAQDAYDAANLASQDLNGTARYVGMGGALDALGADISTISSNPAGIGLFRSSMGSFTLSVVNQEDAVKFQSANPTNLSFDQIGFVWANEGYDSYLNFGFNFHKSRNFNHILTAANAFRPSDIKTDGTGNITSLVGGGQNIATDIKRNSGLFDSDNQDANGVNYYESQVDNLYFNLLWFDNGDGTSSYYPLTASDFNFRKGNTGYIGVYDLNISGNSHNRVYWGLTVGIHDVHYESATRYTETLEPGQKLPNGIIPSEAGIIDERTIKGQGVDLKAGIIFRPIAESPFRIGISIATPTWYDLKTRNFTTCFVDERRNNGEEYNFKYYTPWKFGLSLGHTIGNMLALGAGYEFQDFSSADMRYITEKHYDGDDSRSDEDMNSEIGYCLKGTHTLRLGAELKPDPALAVRLGYNFVSSQYGDNNDAYRNQEVYSPGVYYASTSDYTNWKATHRITAGLGTRIGDLSLDLAYQYSVTNGDFFPYADGQYYKNNTFYEEVTCPSTPVSLKRHQVLFTMGYRF; encoded by the coding sequence ATGAAAAAACTTGTTTCACTCGCAATAACGGCATCGCTATCCCTTTCGGCTATGGCACAGGATGCCTATGATGCTGCAAATCTTGCATCTCAGGATCTAAACGGTACAGCCCGCTATGTTGGTATGGGTGGCGCTCTCGATGCTCTTGGAGCCGATATCAGCACCATCAGTTCTAACCCAGCAGGCATAGGATTGTTCCGTAGCAGCATGGGTAGCTTCACGCTAAGTGTTGTCAATCAGGAAGATGCCGTAAAGTTCCAGTCGGCTAATCCAACTAATCTGTCTTTCGACCAGATTGGCTTTGTGTGGGCAAACGAGGGCTATGATTCTTATCTGAACTTCGGCTTCAACTTCCATAAGAGTCGTAATTTCAATCATATTCTCACGGCTGCCAACGCTTTCCGTCCGTCTGATATCAAGACCGATGGTACTGGCAATATTACCAGTCTCGTAGGCGGTGGTCAGAACATAGCTACCGACATTAAGCGCAATTCGGGTCTTTTCGATTCTGACAATCAGGATGCCAACGGTGTGAACTACTATGAGTCACAAGTTGACAATCTCTATTTCAACTTATTGTGGTTCGACAATGGCGACGGTACCTCTTCATACTATCCTCTGACGGCTTCTGATTTCAACTTCCGCAAGGGTAATACGGGCTATATAGGTGTCTATGACCTCAATATCAGCGGCAATTCACACAATCGCGTCTATTGGGGACTTACGGTAGGAATACATGACGTTCACTATGAGTCTGCTACACGCTATACTGAGACTCTTGAGCCAGGTCAGAAGCTTCCTAACGGAATCATACCATCGGAGGCAGGCATCATAGACGAACGCACCATCAAGGGACAGGGAGTTGACCTCAAGGCAGGCATCATCTTCCGTCCTATAGCAGAGTCGCCCTTCCGCATTGGTATTTCTATTGCTACTCCTACATGGTACGACCTGAAGACTCGTAATTTTACCACTTGCTTCGTTGACGAGCGTCGTAACAACGGCGAGGAATACAACTTTAAATACTACACCCCTTGGAAGTTTGGTCTGAGTCTCGGTCACACTATTGGCAACATGCTCGCCCTTGGTGCAGGCTACGAGTTCCAAGACTTCAGCTCTGCCGATATGCGCTACATTACCGAGAAGCACTATGACGGCGACGATTCTCGCAGCGACGAGGATATGAACTCTGAGATAGGCTATTGTCTGAAGGGCACTCATACTCTTCGTCTTGGTGCCGAACTGAAGCCCGATCCTGCTCTTGCCGTTCGTTTGGGCTACAATTTCGTCAGCTCTCAGTATGGCGACAATAACGATGCCTACCGCAATCAGGAAGTGTATTCACCAGGCGTCTATTATGCTTCCACGAGCGACTATACCAACTGGAAAGCCACCCATCGCATTACTGCCGGCTTAGGTACACGCATTGGCGACCTCAGCCTTGACCTTGCCTATCAGTACAGCGTCACCAACGGCGACTTCTTCCCCTATGCTGACGGTCAGTACTATAAGAACAACACGTTCTATGAAGAGGTAACCTGTCCTTCAACGCCCGTAAGCCTCAAGCGTCATCAGGTGCTCTTCACTATGGGATATAGGTTCTGA
- the ilvD gene encoding dihydroxy-acid dehydratase: protein MKHQLRSSVCTEGRRMAGARALWVATGMKHEQFGKPIIAIVNSFTQFVPGHTHLHEIGQLVRKKIEELGCYAAEFNTIAIDDGIAMGHDGMLYSLPSRDIIADSVEYMVNAHKADAMICISNCDKVTPGMLMAAMRLNIPAVFVSGGPMEAGRWRGENADLITAMVKGADPSVSDEEMKEIEQCACPGCGSCSGMFTANSMNSLTEAIGLSLPGNGTLLATHKERKDLFMKAACQIVKNTLAYYEDGDESVLPRSIATRQAFLNAMTLDIAMGGSTNTVLHLLAVAQEAGVDFTMKDIDELSRKTPCLCKLAPNTQKYSVQECNRAGGILGILRELDKGALVDGSAMRVDGMTLSEAMEKFDITSSTSLTSLTSPTSIYTAAPAHRFSTEMGSQDERYDTLDTDRADGCIRDIEHAYTKDGGLAVLFGNIAQDGCVVKTAGVDEALWHFEGPAVVFDSQEDACDGILGGRVKSGDCVVITHEGPKGGPGMQEMLYPTSYIKSMHLGKECALITDGRFSGGTSGLSIGHISPEAASGGNIGKIKDGDIIVIDIPSRSINVKLSDEELAARPQQPLKRNRVVSKALRAYAQSVSSADKGGVRIID from the coding sequence ATGAAACATCAGTTGAGAAGCAGTGTCTGCACAGAAGGCAGACGAATGGCGGGAGCCCGTGCCCTATGGGTAGCCACCGGTATGAAGCATGAGCAGTTTGGCAAACCAATTATTGCCATCGTTAACTCATTCACACAGTTTGTGCCTGGTCATACCCATCTTCATGAGATAGGTCAGTTAGTGCGTAAGAAGATTGAAGAGCTTGGCTGCTATGCTGCCGAGTTCAATACCATTGCCATTGACGACGGCATAGCTATGGGGCACGACGGCATGCTTTACTCGCTGCCTTCGCGCGACATCATTGCCGACTCTGTGGAGTATATGGTCAATGCTCACAAGGCTGACGCCATGATATGTATCTCCAACTGCGACAAGGTTACTCCAGGCATGCTTATGGCTGCCATGCGTCTTAACATTCCTGCTGTATTCGTAAGCGGTGGTCCTATGGAAGCTGGACGTTGGCGTGGCGAAAATGCTGACCTTATCACTGCAATGGTGAAAGGTGCAGACCCGTCGGTGAGCGACGAAGAGATGAAGGAGATAGAGCAGTGTGCCTGTCCGGGCTGTGGCTCTTGCTCAGGCATGTTTACTGCCAACTCAATGAACTCGCTTACTGAGGCCATTGGTCTCTCGTTGCCAGGCAACGGCACTCTGCTTGCAACTCATAAGGAGCGCAAAGACTTGTTCATGAAGGCAGCGTGTCAGATAGTCAAGAACACTCTTGCTTACTATGAAGACGGCGACGAGTCGGTCCTTCCTCGCAGTATTGCCACCCGCCAGGCATTCCTCAATGCTATGACACTTGACATCGCTATGGGCGGCTCAACCAACACCGTGCTCCACCTGCTTGCTGTGGCACAGGAGGCTGGCGTTGACTTCACAATGAAAGATATCGACGAACTGAGCCGCAAGACACCCTGTCTCTGCAAGCTGGCTCCAAATACCCAGAAATACAGCGTTCAGGAGTGTAACCGCGCAGGTGGCATTCTAGGCATTCTCCGTGAGCTCGACAAGGGCGCTCTTGTTGATGGATCGGCAATGCGCGTTGACGGCATGACCTTGAGCGAGGCGATGGAGAAGTTTGATATAACTAGCTCAACTAGTCTGACTAGTTTAACTAGTCCAACTAGCATTTACACAGCTGCTCCTGCCCACCGCTTTAGCACTGAGATGGGCAGTCAGGACGAGCGCTATGACACTCTCGATACCGATCGCGCTGATGGCTGCATTCGCGATATAGAGCATGCTTACACCAAGGATGGTGGACTGGCAGTGCTCTTTGGCAACATTGCTCAGGATGGCTGCGTGGTAAAGACGGCTGGCGTAGACGAAGCCCTGTGGCACTTTGAAGGCCCTGCTGTAGTGTTCGACTCTCAGGAAGATGCCTGTGATGGAATCCTCGGCGGACGCGTCAAGAGCGGCGACTGCGTTGTCATAACCCATGAAGGACCTAAGGGCGGACCGGGCATGCAGGAGATGCTTTATCCAACATCTTATATAAAGAGCATGCATTTGGGCAAGGAGTGTGCCTTGATTACCGACGGACGCTTCTCAGGTGGTACCAGCGGACTCTCCATCGGTCACATATCGCCCGAGGCAGCTTCAGGCGGCAACATTGGTAAGATAAAGGATGGCGACATCATCGTCATCGATATTCCTTCTCGCTCCATCAATGTTAAGCTAAGCGACGAGGAACTTGCAGCGCGCCCACAGCAGCCGCTTAAGCGCAACCGCGTGGTGAGCAAGGCTTTGCGTGCCTATGCCCAGAGTGTGAGCAGTGCCGATAAAGGTGGCGTGAGAATTATTGATTAG
- the ilvB gene encoding biosynthetic-type acetolactate synthase large subunit — protein sequence MRDRITGAKALMRALQAEGVKTIFGYPGGSIMPVYDALFDYTRGEKKCFDHILVRHEQGATHAAEGYARVSGDVGVALVTSGPGVTNTLTGIADAMLDSTPIVVIAGQVAISALGTDAFQEVDLVGVAQPISKWSYQIRHAEDVAWAVSRAFYIARTGRPGPVVLDFPRNAQVEEIDWEPRKVDFVRSYVPYPKLDAAAVSQAAELINKAKRPLALVGQGVELGNAQEELKAFLEKADIPAGRTMLGLSALPSNHPLNVGMLGMHGNYAVNLKEQECDVLIAIGMRFSDRVTGNLKTYAKQAKIIHLDIDRSEIDKNVKTDVAIVADCKESLPALTALINPNKHKEWRESFKELDEKERVKVIEPAIHPKDGPLLMGEIVNAVAEQSPDDAVLVTDVGQNQLFATRYFKYHHKRSICTSGGLGTMGYGLPAAIGATFGAPQRTVCCFMGDGGFQMCIQELGTIMEQKSPVKMILMNNHYLGNVRQWQDMFWMRRKSFTKMMNPCYELVAQAYGIPYEAVTDRKDLAAAVAKMLSTDGPYLLECAIREDDNVLPMTPPGMNVNEMMLEI from the coding sequence ATGAGAGACAGAATAACTGGCGCGAAGGCGCTGATGCGAGCCCTGCAGGCTGAAGGTGTGAAGACCATCTTCGGCTATCCCGGTGGAAGCATTATGCCCGTCTATGATGCGCTGTTCGACTATACACGTGGCGAGAAAAAATGCTTCGACCACATACTTGTGCGCCACGAGCAAGGCGCTACCCACGCTGCTGAGGGCTATGCCCGCGTCAGTGGCGATGTAGGTGTGGCGCTCGTCACCAGCGGCCCTGGCGTTACAAACACGTTGACAGGCATTGCCGACGCCATGCTTGACTCAACGCCTATCGTCGTCATTGCCGGCCAGGTGGCAATATCCGCCCTTGGTACTGATGCCTTCCAGGAGGTGGATCTTGTGGGTGTGGCACAGCCTATATCTAAGTGGTCCTATCAGATACGTCATGCTGAAGACGTGGCGTGGGCTGTGAGCCGTGCGTTCTATATAGCTCGCACAGGCCGTCCGGGTCCAGTGGTGCTTGACTTCCCCCGCAACGCGCAGGTTGAAGAGATTGACTGGGAGCCCCGTAAGGTTGACTTCGTACGCTCCTATGTGCCTTATCCAAAGCTCGATGCTGCTGCCGTTAGTCAGGCTGCTGAGCTCATTAATAAAGCTAAGCGTCCGCTGGCGCTGGTGGGGCAGGGCGTAGAACTTGGCAACGCACAGGAAGAGCTGAAAGCATTCCTTGAGAAAGCCGACATTCCTGCCGGTCGCACCATGTTAGGACTGTCAGCGCTTCCTTCTAACCATCCGCTCAACGTGGGCATGCTTGGCATGCATGGCAACTATGCCGTGAATCTCAAGGAGCAGGAATGCGATGTGCTCATAGCCATAGGCATGCGCTTCAGCGACCGAGTTACGGGCAACCTTAAGACCTATGCCAAGCAGGCAAAGATTATTCATCTCGACATTGACCGCTCTGAGATTGACAAGAATGTGAAGACCGATGTGGCTATCGTGGCCGACTGCAAAGAGTCGCTCCCTGCACTCACAGCTCTCATCAATCCTAATAAGCATAAGGAGTGGCGCGAGTCATTCAAGGAACTTGACGAGAAGGAGCGCGTGAAAGTAATCGAGCCCGCCATACATCCCAAGGACGGTCCGCTGCTCATGGGTGAGATAGTCAATGCTGTGGCAGAGCAGTCGCCCGACGATGCCGTCCTTGTTACCGATGTTGGCCAGAACCAGTTGTTCGCTACACGCTATTTCAAATATCATCACAAGCGTAGTATCTGTACCAGTGGTGGTCTTGGCACTATGGGCTATGGTCTTCCAGCTGCCATTGGAGCAACCTTTGGCGCTCCTCAGCGCACCGTCTGCTGCTTCATGGGCGATGGTGGCTTCCAGATGTGCATCCAGGAGTTGGGCACCATTATGGAGCAGAAGTCGCCAGTGAAGATGATTCTGATGAATAACCACTATCTTGGCAATGTGCGCCAATGGCAGGACATGTTCTGGATGCGTCGCAAGTCGTTTACTAAGATGATGAACCCCTGCTATGAGCTCGTGGCTCAGGCCTACGGCATACCCTACGAGGCTGTCACCGACCGTAAGGACCTTGCTGCCGCTGTAGCAAAGATGCTCTCCACCGACGGACCCTACCTTCTCGAGTGCGCCATCCGCGAAGACGACAATGTGCTTCCCATGACTCCTCCGGGTATGAATGTTAACGAGATGATGCTGGAAATATAA
- the ilvN gene encoding acetolactate synthase small subunit, whose product MEEKNKLYTLLVYSENVAGILNQITAVFTRRQVNIESLNVSASSIPGVHKYTITAWSDEDQIVKITKQIEKKIDVVKANYFTDDQLFIRETGLYKLSTDIVIQNPDISRTIRRHDASITEVNPTYVIVMKNGKTDDIISLYRALDEYGCVLQYTRSGRIAVTRGTQEQVSEFLEQRERSAQ is encoded by the coding sequence ATGGAAGAGAAAAATAAACTGTACACCCTGCTGGTCTATTCAGAGAACGTGGCGGGTATTTTGAATCAGATAACGGCAGTTTTCACTCGCCGTCAGGTTAACATCGAGAGTCTTAATGTGTCGGCTTCAAGCATACCTGGTGTCCACAAGTACACCATCACCGCGTGGAGCGACGAAGACCAGATAGTGAAGATAACCAAACAGATTGAGAAGAAAATCGATGTGGTGAAGGCAAACTACTTTACCGACGACCAGCTGTTCATCCGTGAGACTGGACTCTACAAGCTCTCTACCGACATAGTGATTCAGAATCCTGACATTTCGCGCACCATTCGTCGTCACGACGCAAGCATCACGGAGGTCAATCCCACTTATGTCATAGTGATGAAGAACGGCAAGACCGACGATATAATCTCTCTCTACCGTGCTCTCGACGAGTATGGGTGTGTGCTGCAATACACTCGCTCGGGTCGAATAGCTGTGACTCGGGGCACTCAAGAGCAGGTCAGCGAGTTTCTTGAACAACGAGAGAGAAGTGCTCAATAG
- a CDS encoding phospho-sugar mutase produces the protein MGNSAQLIQQCEALAKQWLTPAFDEETRKEVQAMLDNEDKTALIDAFYQNLEFGTGGLRGIMGAGTNRMNKYIVGMATQGFANYINKAFPNMQPSVVVGHDCRNNGRMFAETVADIFSANGIKVYLFESLRPTPEISFAIRQLKCQAGVNVTASHNPREYNGYKAYWDDGAQVLAPHDKGIIDEVNKVKIEDVKFEGNKDLIIPIGGEMDWDYIQAVKEAMVDQDVILRQKDLNIVYSPMHGTGRVIIPMALRSWGFQNIHVVPEQMVIDGNFPTVVSPNPENAEAMTLGMKLGTKLNADLVIASDPDADRLAIVCRNAKGEWEILNGNQTCMMFCWYIIANKKKLGQLKGNEFLVKTIVTTEVIAEIAKKNNVELKDCYTGFKWIANEIRINEGVKKYIGGGEESFGFLPFDKVRDKDSPASICLICEIASWARDNGMTLYDLLMNIYKEYGFSKEVTINVVRPGKSGADEIKQMMTDFRANPPKELGGSKVCLWKDYKTLEARDAQGNVTKLEMPDTSNVLQWFCEDGTKVSVRPSGTEPKIKFYTEVKDPSFSGAADYERCTKAAEAKIEAIKKSLNL, from the coding sequence ATGGGAAACAGCGCTCAGCTTATTCAGCAGTGCGAGGCACTGGCTAAGCAATGGCTCACTCCAGCCTTCGACGAGGAGACACGCAAAGAAGTACAGGCAATGCTCGACAACGAGGACAAGACAGCCCTCATCGACGCTTTCTACCAGAATCTTGAGTTCGGTACAGGTGGTCTGCGCGGCATCATGGGTGCAGGCACCAACCGCATGAACAAATACATCGTAGGCATGGCCACACAGGGCTTCGCCAACTACATCAACAAGGCATTCCCCAACATGCAGCCCAGCGTTGTTGTAGGCCACGATTGCCGCAATAACGGACGCATGTTCGCTGAGACCGTAGCCGACATCTTCTCTGCTAACGGCATTAAGGTCTATCTCTTCGAGAGCCTCCGCCCCACCCCAGAGATTTCATTCGCCATCCGTCAGCTGAAGTGTCAGGCAGGTGTCAACGTCACCGCTTCTCACAATCCACGCGAGTACAACGGCTACAAGGCTTACTGGGACGACGGTGCTCAGGTGCTTGCTCCCCACGACAAGGGCATCATCGACGAGGTGAATAAGGTAAAGATTGAGGATGTGAAGTTCGAGGGCAACAAAGACCTTATCATCCCCATCGGTGGTGAGATGGACTGGGACTATATCCAGGCTGTCAAGGAGGCAATGGTTGATCAGGATGTCATCCTTCGTCAGAAAGACCTCAACATCGTTTATTCTCCAATGCACGGCACAGGTCGCGTCATCATTCCTATGGCTCTCCGCTCATGGGGTTTCCAGAACATCCACGTCGTTCCAGAGCAGATGGTCATCGACGGCAACTTCCCAACAGTTGTATCTCCTAATCCAGAGAACGCTGAAGCTATGACCCTTGGCATGAAGCTCGGCACAAAGCTCAACGCCGATCTCGTGATAGCTTCCGACCCTGATGCTGACCGTCTCGCCATCGTCTGCCGCAACGCTAAGGGCGAATGGGAGATTCTCAACGGCAACCAGACCTGCATGATGTTCTGCTGGTACATCATAGCCAACAAGAAGAAGCTCGGCCAGCTCAAGGGCAACGAATTCCTCGTGAAGACCATCGTTACCACAGAAGTCATCGCTGAGATTGCCAAGAAGAACAATGTAGAGCTCAAGGACTGCTACACAGGGTTCAAGTGGATTGCCAATGAGATTCGCATCAACGAGGGCGTTAAGAAATACATAGGCGGCGGCGAGGAGTCGTTCGGCTTCCTGCCATTCGACAAGGTGCGCGACAAGGATTCACCAGCATCTATCTGTCTCATCTGTGAGATTGCCTCTTGGGCACGCGACAACGGCATGACCCTCTACGACCTGCTGATGAACATCTATAAAGAGTATGGCTTCTCTAAGGAGGTTACCATCAACGTGGTTCGTCCAGGCAAGAGCGGTGCCGATGAGATCAAGCAGATGATGACCGACTTCCGTGCTAATCCTCCAAAGGAGCTCGGTGGTTCTAAGGTTTGCCTGTGGAAAGACTACAAGACCCTCGAGGCACGCGACGCTCAGGGTAACGTTACCAAGCTCGAGATGCCTGACACCTCTAACGTGCTCCAGTGGTTCTGCGAAGACGGCACCAAGGTCAGCGTGCGTCCTTCAGGCACCGAGCCAAAGATCAAGTTCTACACTGAGGTGAAGGATCCTTCTTTCTCTGGTGCTGCCGACTACGAGCGCTGCACAAAGGCTGCCGAAGCAAAGATTGAGGCCATTAAGAAGAGTCTCAACCTCTAA
- a CDS encoding tetratricopeptide repeat protein has product MKKLVLMAMMLVASATTFAGDSDALKAIMKTKTFAEAEQLVNSTVDQLANAQEKAKAYNHVTKLAYETFKHQVDIPQLNATNGTKEEVDEALKAEAAYTALKNSIECEKYDPQPNEKGKVKIQFREKNQSYIPEVRQEILIASQREFNANNYEKALKYAGFFITCIDEELFKTFKPGAYNIQQNMDIAAYYAFVSAYNQKDMELTGKFARIAMNSENAQIADFAFRYLMESLKGTLATPADTARYENNLIALLKEMPEKEPVYASLTELYINKENYDKALKLTEERIAAYPDSVLPYAYKGSILMGQDKYDESIEAFSKIPENNKNYLMAQFNIGICYWQKASKLNEELTDKKTGNISVQNAKKVQDMIRNAVEPLENVRKHDPEHEKIHQWPYRLYQVYYALKDTAKMAELEAIDPSLKSE; this is encoded by the coding sequence ATGAAAAAATTAGTTTTGATGGCCATGATGTTGGTAGCTAGTGCTACTACATTTGCAGGTGATAGCGATGCTTTGAAAGCTATCATGAAGACAAAAACTTTTGCAGAGGCCGAGCAGTTGGTGAACTCAACAGTTGACCAGTTGGCAAATGCACAGGAGAAAGCCAAGGCTTACAACCACGTAACGAAGCTTGCCTATGAGACATTCAAGCACCAGGTTGACATTCCTCAGCTGAATGCCACCAATGGCACTAAGGAAGAAGTTGACGAGGCTCTGAAGGCCGAGGCAGCATACACCGCACTGAAGAACTCTATCGAGTGTGAGAAATATGATCCACAGCCTAACGAAAAAGGCAAGGTGAAGATTCAGTTCCGCGAGAAGAACCAGTCTTACATTCCCGAGGTTCGTCAGGAGATTCTGATTGCTTCACAGCGTGAGTTCAACGCTAACAACTATGAGAAGGCCCTGAAGTATGCAGGATTCTTCATTACTTGTATCGACGAAGAGCTGTTCAAGACCTTCAAGCCAGGCGCCTACAATATTCAGCAGAACATGGACATTGCTGCCTACTATGCTTTCGTGAGTGCTTACAACCAGAAGGACATGGAGCTCACAGGCAAGTTCGCACGCATCGCCATGAACAGCGAAAATGCTCAGATTGCCGACTTCGCATTCCGCTATCTGATGGAATCGCTGAAGGGTACTCTGGCAACACCTGCTGACACAGCACGCTACGAGAACAACCTCATCGCCCTGCTGAAGGAGATGCCTGAGAAAGAGCCTGTTTACGCTTCACTCACTGAGCTCTACATCAATAAGGAGAACTATGACAAGGCATTGAAGCTCACCGAAGAGCGCATCGCTGCTTATCCCGACTCAGTTCTGCCTTATGCTTACAAGGGTTCAATCCTCATGGGTCAGGACAAGTATGACGAATCAATCGAGGCTTTCTCAAAGATTCCTGAGAACAACAAGAACTACCTCATGGCTCAGTTCAACATCGGCATCTGCTACTGGCAGAAGGCAAGCAAGCTGAACGAAGAGCTTACCGACAAGAAGACCGGCAACATCTCTGTTCAGAATGCAAAGAAGGTTCAGGACATGATTAGAAATGCCGTGGAGCCTCTTGAGAACGTGCGCAAGCATGACCCTGAGCACGAGAAGATTCACCAGTGGCCATATCGTCTGTATCAGGTCTATTACGCACTGAAAGACACGGCCAAGATGGCAGAGCTTGAAGCTATCGATCCATCACTCAAGTCTGAATAA